The Comamonas sp. lk genome contains the following window.
TTACTCTTGGCCTTCGCAGTGTGGCTGGGAAAGATGTCAGCAATGCTCCTCGTGCCGCTATTCATGGCGTATTTGCAGCGCTTCCAGATACGACCAGAGGAAGATGCCTTGCGGGCGCGATTTGGAGCTTCGTTTGAGACCTATCGTCATCAGGTGCGGCGCTGGCTCTAGGTTTGAGCAACAACACGTGCTGAATAACAACTTTGGATCTCGTCCTATCGATGCTTTCGGCCAAAAACCGACATCCGCGGCGATATCTCAAGAACGGCAGATGCCGGCGGCTTGCCTCAAGCTCAGAGCGCTCAACTACGCAGTTTTTCCAACTCAGTCTTTTCCTTGGCTAGCTTGGCTTCACGGTCTGCGATCTTGCTAGCCTTGCCTGTGGCTCGCGCATCGTCGAGATCACGCTGCCGCCTCTCCACTTTCTTCTCTTGCTCGGCAATTCGTGCTGCATGCTCTTGCTCGAGTTTTGCGTCACTGCAATGAGCCTCGTTTTCGCGCAGAGCCTTCTCCAGTCCACGTACACGGCTCACCTGGCCCTTGGCCTTGGCATGCTCTAAGTCGCGCGAGATCTCTGCTCGCTTGCTTTCACAAGTGGCATGCACGGGTTGCGCCAGTGCAGAGTGGGCGGCCAACGCTGAAAAAGCGATTGCAATCAAAGTGACAGAAGTGCGCATAAGGCTTCATTTCGATAAGTTGAGCTACCCATGATGCCTCATGGAATGCCGGCAGGCCTCACTTCTTTTCAACCCAAGCCCACTAGCAACCGCTGAGTGGGTTTTTTCATTTCTAGGAAGGAAAGCACATGAAGCCCGTCATCTGGAATCTGGTCGATTGGTGCGTACTGGCAGGGATCGTCTGGGCCACCTGCTGGCAAATGCCGGCCTTTGGTCGTTTGCGGCGCTGTTGCATAACTCCAACTTGAGGCGAACCACCCCAAACCCCAGCCGTGGCTATGCCACGGCTGCCGTCTGAGGACGGCCCAGTTCTGTAAATCGATCCAATATCGCTGCACGGATATGCAGCTCATTCACTTGGCGTTCAAAGGTTCTGGACATGACCCTTTCGCCCAGTCGTTTAATACAGTTCATCTTGGTTTCCACCAGGCTTTGCCGGTGATAACCACTCCACACTCTCCATATCCTTCGACCCAAACGTCTGCATGCAACGAGCGCCGCATTGCGACACGCGAACGCATCGCCTTTGCGTATCCGGGCGTTCTTTCTCGGAGGAATGATGGGGACGGCACCCCGCTGAATCACCGCCTCATACACGGGCTGTGTGTCATACGCTCCATCGCCCGTCAGGCTCTCAAGCGCTTCATCCTCCGGTAACTGCTGCAGCAAGTCAGGCAACACCGCAGCATCGCTGACATTGTTGGACGTCACGCAGATGGCCCTGATCTGCAATGTCTGGGCATCAATGCCAATGTGCAGCTTGCGCCACTGGCGGCGACGCTCAGGCCCATGCTTTTTGCACTTCCACTCGCCTTCGCCCAGGAACTTGATTCCTGTCGAATCCACCAGCAGGTGCAACCCGCCTTGGCTGCGTGTGTACGGCACCTGAACGTTCAGCCCTAATTGGCGTCTGCACAAAGTACTGAAGTCAGGGGCAGGCCAAGCAAGCCCCGACAATTGCAGCACGGACTGCACCAGTCCCGTGCTCTGCCGTAGGGCCAAGCCAAACAGATTCTTGAGCGTCAAGCAAAACTGGATGGCAGCATCCGAGAACTTCGGGCTACGCCCGCGTTTGCCGCTTGCTGCGGCAAACCAAGACATCTTCTTATCCAACCAAATCGTCAGGGAGCCACGAGCCTTTAGGGACGAGTTGTACTGCTTCCAATTGGTGGTGCGATAACGTTTCTTGGGTGTGGGCTGGCTCATACACCGAGCCTACAGAGCACAGGCTCGGTGTTTATGCAACAACGCCTATCGAGCGTGACCTTGGCCTCCATGCCGATCAGTGGCATCTGCAGATCCAAGAATTCGACCCGTCTGGAGCCAACAAGAGCGACAAATTCGGCCATGAGTGCCAGAGTTCTGCTTTACAGCCCTAACCTGAAAAGCCAGTCCAGAAATGCACTGAGTTCGTGTGGGTCCGGCACTTCTGTCCGGGGGCGCTCGGAGTTTTACTTGATGAGTCTGCATGAATTGGCATGGATGCCAGCATGTTCGATGGCAATATTCATCAAGTTTGAAAGAAGAGCGAGCTCATGATTCTGGTTTAAAGATATCCTTTTTCTGCATGGCTGTAGATTGATGACTTTGACGACCACCACTCTTGGCGCTTTGTGTCGTTGCCCGGAGAGGCGCTTTCTTCCATTCTTTTCATCGAAGGGCCTTCGGCGGCCACTGAAGTTCGACATTAGACAACTGGTTGTTCACATGAGCCAAGCAAACTCCGCACAATCCGTCCGAATTCGAATCCTGGTAGTAGATGCTCCGCCTGGAGTTCGGTTCGCAGTACAGCGGGGCAGATCGGATCTGCTCGAGCCTTTGAATGGTCAGCATGAGCCACTTCGATTCGAGTTCTCACTTCGTCTAGGGCTGCCGCTTTCGACGGGCTCAGTCAACTTCCTGGGCGAATTCGCGCAGGGCTCACCCTCAGAGCGATTTGTTTACATCAACTCTGGCACCCTTGCTGGTCAGTCTGGCTCACCCTGGACGCGTCGTGCCAAGCTGAAGCTCGCGTTTATTCCCCCGGAAGTCGTTGAGACAGTGCTGCACTCTGGGGGGATGATTGAGGCCCGCGTTCACGGGACAATGGGAGACGGTGGTCCAGTGTGTGCTTCTGTGAACCCGAATTCGGTCGTCTGGGGCGTTGCGCCGGATGTTGCCTAGCCATCAATCTGGTCTTGCAGCCTCTCTTCCAGCATGAGTAAAGCTGCGGTGCGGTGCGGTGCGGGGGTGTTGGCGATCAGGCGGTTCTAGGAGTTGGCCTGGTTCGCTGCAGACAGCATCCGTGCTGTTTCTGGCCGACCAGCAAAGCTGAAATATGAAATCGGGGCGTGCGCTGTGTGCCTATATCTCTGGTGTTTCTGATAGAGCATATGTTTCAAATGGCAGAAGAAATCTCAGGGAAATGAATTTTCCATTGCAACGGTGGTTAACATATTCACGAAATTTCTGTTCGTTTCCAGCAGTCTCCATTTTTTGTCACGAAAAGCATTCGCTTGGAGTGTTTTGCCATCGGCGTCAGCAGGCCATCACTGATAAAAAATCCGAATGCCTAGCAGTAGTCAGCTCTATTTGTTGATAGCACCTGTTTGCATAGCTGCTATAGGTTGCTTGCTAGGGTTGTGCTGGATTTTTCAGCGTCGCTCGCTTTTTCTGCTATCGACAGCATGCGGATTGGTGCTGACTGGATTTGCAATGGGCTGGCAGAGCGTGCTTCCAAAGACGGATCTGTCCAAGTGGGCCATTTTCACTGGCCCTCTTTACTTGATAGGGGCTTGGCTTTGCACTTTGGGCATCGCGCAAAAATTTTTTGTCCCCTCTTACCCAAAAAATGCAGCTGCTGTCGGGCTAGTGGTGCTGGCCATTCTTTACCAAAATAGCGTTGTTCAGGACAACATTGCCGTCAGAGCGCTCTGGCTGAACATTGGGCTGGGCATCATCCATTTTTTGCCATTTCCAGCGATCTTTTTCAAGAACTCAAACAAAGATCGGTTGGAGACTCTGCTGTACTGGTCATATGCCGTATTTGCTATCTACACCATGCTGCGCCCGGTTATGTTGCTGATACTGGGCTTCACAGAGATCAAGGATATGACCGCCTCCATCTACTGGGTGGCAACGATGCTGGGTTCACTACTTTTCAGTTTGATTCTGTCTGGTCTTTTGCTCGTCGTCGCCATGCGAGATGGCATAGCTGTTTTGAGGGAGGAACGTAACCATGATGTGCTCACAGGCCTATTAAATAGACGCGCTTTTTGGGAGCTTGCAGAAAAGCATGCTATCGATCGTAGATTGCAACCTGTCTCGATTTTGGTGGGCGATATTGATCATTTCAAGCGCGTGAATGATACGTGGGGGCATGCTTATGGCGACCTAGTGCTTAAGGCCGTTTCCGCCACGATGCTGGAGTGTGTGCGCAACACTGATCTGGTAACGCGCTTTGGTGGCGAGGAGTTTGTTCTGCTGCTGACTAATTCGAATCTTGAAGATGCCGAACGAGTAGCTCAACGAATCCGTGCAAAGGTCAGCGAGGGGGGATATGTTTTGCCGCAGGGGCAGCGTATCACCATGAGCGTTGGCATTGCGGCACTTGCGTATGGTGCAGATGTCCGTGAAGTCGTAAACACAGCCGACAAGCAACTGTATAAAGCCAAGCAATCAGGGCGCGACCAAGTCGTTGTGAATCAACTGTTTGCCGCATGAGAAGAGTGATTTTTTTCACTCAAGCCGCTCGGATCATTTCTCGCTTATCTCAGGGCTAAAACTATTGCGCATCTAAAAGCACATGGTGGTGTCTGACACACGCGGTCAGAGTGCCGGTGAATGGACGAGAGGGCAGGCCATGGCATCGCGCGTTGAGAGCTTGGTAGGCGCTAGGACAACAAATTATTCTGTTTGGGTCTGTGCTGTGCAGCTAGCAATAGGCCAGGGGCAGCAGCAAGCCGATTGTTCTAGTTATGGAACCCCGGAAACAAAAAGAGCCTGTTTTTGCGAGTCAAAGGGACGTTGGTTTACAGCTGGAATTGCTACATAAGGACTAGACTGAGAGCGACCACTTAGAAAGATTTGCTATAAAAAAGATAGTTGCACTTGCAGAAATTGCAATGACTTTAGGGGGCTGTATTTTGCCGCCGCCTGATGGATACAGAGGTCACGATCACGGTGGCCGATATGAGCATGACCGTGGTGATCGATATGACAACGATCGCGGCCCGAGACCTGACAGGTCTGGCTCAGATCGACGCCCGGATCGTGATGGTCGATGGGATTCCCGCGATTGTGCTCCTGGTCGTTATTGCTAGCAGTTGGACGGCGCTGCAGCAGGCCTGAGCGGGTTTACATATTGAATACCCGTAAGTCACCGACTCTCATAGACTCCAAGCATGAAAAAACTACTAGGAGTCTCTGCACTCGTTTTGCTTTTGTCAGGCTGTTACGCGACCACCCCCGGTTACGGCTATAGTGATCCTTACATCTATCAGTCGTATGGCAACGTGTACTACGCACCTTCTTATCGTGTCCATCGACCCCACCATGTTCAGCGCCCACATGCTCATCGCCCGCCACATGGGCATGGGGCACACGGTGGGCACCGTCCGCATCAAGGCGGTCATCGGTCACATGGATCAAATAGGCCAGATGGTGGACATAGTCACGGCAAACGCTAAATTTAATACACCCCTGCTTCAGGGGCGCTTGCCATCGCTACACCTGCGCCAACCAAGCAAAGATGGCGAGGATCGCAAGTGTCTGGCCTGATACTGATTTATGCAACAGCGCCGCCCAAGAATTCAAGCGCTACAGCTATAACTGCTGTAGTGCTTTTTCATTATTATTCTCGCGCTTGCAGATATTCAGCACTTGAGTGATCTCCAGTTTGCGATCTTGGATTT
Protein-coding sequences here:
- a CDS encoding isoprenylcysteine carboxylmethyltransferase family protein; amino-acid sequence: MLATVGGAFCIAGVLAFRHAKTTVNPVNPETSTALVVHGVYRLTRNPMYLGFAFLLLAFAVWLGKMSAMLLVPLFMAYLQRFQIRPEEDALRARFGASFETYRHQVRRWL
- a CDS encoding DUF1090 domain-containing protein — protein: MRTSVTLIAIAFSALAAHSALAQPVHATCESKRAEISRDLEHAKAKGQVSRVRGLEKALRENEAHCSDAKLEQEHAARIAEQEKKVERRQRDLDDARATGKASKIADREAKLAKEKTELEKLRS
- a CDS encoding IS5 family transposase; its protein translation is MSQPTPKKRYRTTNWKQYNSSLKARGSLTIWLDKKMSWFAAASGKRGRSPKFSDAAIQFCLTLKNLFGLALRQSTGLVQSVLQLSGLAWPAPDFSTLCRRQLGLNVQVPYTRSQGGLHLLVDSTGIKFLGEGEWKCKKHGPERRRQWRKLHIGIDAQTLQIRAICVTSNNVSDAAVLPDLLQQLPEDEALESLTGDGAYDTQPVYEAVIQRGAVPIIPPRKNARIRKGDAFACRNAALVACRRLGRRIWRVWSGYHRQSLVETKMNCIKRLGERVMSRTFERQVNELHIRAAILDRFTELGRPQTAAVA
- a CDS encoding DUF5990 family protein; this encodes MSQANSAQSVRIRILVVDAPPGVRFAVQRGRSDLLEPLNGQHEPLRFEFSLRLGLPLSTGSVNFLGEFAQGSPSERFVYINSGTLAGQSGSPWTRRAKLKLAFIPPEVVETVLHSGGMIEARVHGTMGDGGPVCASVNPNSVVWGVAPDVA
- a CDS encoding GGDEF domain-containing protein is translated as MGWQSVLPKTDLSKWAIFTGPLYLIGAWLCTLGIAQKFFVPSYPKNAAAVGLVVLAILYQNSVVQDNIAVRALWLNIGLGIIHFLPFPAIFFKNSNKDRLETLLYWSYAVFAIYTMLRPVMLLILGFTEIKDMTASIYWVATMLGSLLFSLILSGLLLVVAMRDGIAVLREERNHDVLTGLLNRRAFWELAEKHAIDRRLQPVSILVGDIDHFKRVNDTWGHAYGDLVLKAVSATMLECVRNTDLVTRFGGEEFVLLLTNSNLEDAERVAQRIRAKVSEGGYVLPQGQRITMSVGIAALAYGADVREVVNTADKQLYKAKQSGRDQVVVNQLFAA